From a single Candidatus Defluviilinea gracilis genomic region:
- a CDS encoding GAF domain-containing protein — translation MATITAKAKAITINDQVIAVTKQAEKIRASVSAGATPQTLEELKTLDTSLQRISEALVPFEQRFSHLQALAGIGQVVNSTLEIDEVLQAVMDTIIRLTEAERGFLMLRDERGEMVIRIARNWEQESINQNESNISRTIVQKVIDTGEAILTTNALEDKRFSGTESVIAFNLRSILCVPLMVKTELTGVIYTDNRIRTGIFSESDRDLLIAFANQAAVAIENARLFSSLKRTLAEVTELKNLMDDVFASIVSGVLTADVEDQITLCNRAAASILGQASAEIVGRKIDEVVPTFASNIIPHLESVRKSDKPVIGLELSQSRAEGGNIDWRLNLSPLKDAGQKTQGVAIVLDDLTERKKLEAQRGLLQRMVSPAVLDQIDPNSLQVGGKKVFITVLFADVRGFTSYSEKHSPEELVAVLNQYLAAAADAVLAQEGTVDKFLGDAVMAWYNAPILQPDHTLRAVKSALAIREAIARLHSELPKEAHLDFGVGIHYGEAVLGWIGTEKRLEFTSLGDSVNTTKRIQENAAKNQILISKEAYERVKDEVEANPFAPLTVKGKAQPLEVFEVVGLKGG, via the coding sequence ATGGCGACGATCACGGCAAAGGCGAAAGCCATCACGATCAATGACCAGGTGATCGCAGTCACCAAGCAGGCAGAGAAGATCCGCGCTTCGGTCAGCGCCGGCGCAACTCCCCAAACTCTTGAAGAATTGAAAACTCTCGACACCTCGCTCCAGCGTATCAGCGAGGCGCTCGTCCCATTCGAACAACGCTTCAGTCACTTGCAAGCGCTCGCGGGGATCGGGCAGGTGGTCAACTCCACGCTCGAGATCGACGAAGTGCTCCAAGCCGTGATGGACACCATCATCCGCCTCACCGAAGCCGAGCGCGGATTCCTCATGTTGCGCGACGAACGCGGCGAGATGGTCATCCGCATCGCGCGCAATTGGGAACAGGAGTCGATCAATCAGAACGAATCGAACATCAGCCGCACGATCGTGCAAAAAGTGATCGACACCGGCGAGGCGATCCTCACCACCAACGCGCTCGAAGACAAACGCTTTAGCGGCACGGAAAGCGTGATCGCCTTCAACCTGCGCTCCATTTTGTGCGTGCCGCTCATGGTGAAGACCGAACTGACCGGCGTGATCTACACCGACAACCGCATCCGCACGGGAATATTTTCCGAATCGGACCGCGACCTTTTAATCGCGTTCGCCAACCAAGCCGCTGTCGCCATCGAGAACGCGCGGCTGTTCTCCTCCCTCAAGCGCACGCTCGCCGAAGTGACCGAACTCAAAAACCTCATGGACGATGTGTTCGCCTCCATCGTTTCGGGCGTGTTGACTGCCGACGTGGAGGACCAGATCACCCTGTGTAATCGAGCCGCCGCGTCCATTTTGGGGCAGGCATCCGCGGAGATCGTCGGCAGGAAGATCGATGAAGTTGTGCCTACGTTTGCGAGCAACATCATCCCGCATCTTGAGTCGGTGCGAAAAAGCGACAAGCCGGTCATCGGGCTTGAACTCAGCCAATCGCGCGCCGAAGGCGGCAACATTGACTGGCGTTTGAATCTCTCGCCGTTGAAAGACGCGGGACAAAAAACGCAGGGCGTGGCGATCGTGTTGGACGATTTGACCGAGCGCAAAAAACTCGAAGCCCAGCGCGGACTGTTGCAACGCATGGTGTCGCCCGCCGTGCTCGACCAGATCGACCCGAACAGTTTGCAAGTGGGCGGCAAAAAAGTTTTTATCACCGTGTTGTTTGCAGACGTGCGCGGCTTCACCTCGTACAGCGAAAAACATTCGCCGGAAGAATTGGTGGCGGTGTTGAATCAATATCTCGCCGCCGCGGCCGACGCGGTGCTGGCACAGGAAGGCACAGTGGATAAGTTCCTCGGCGATGCGGTGATGGCGTGGTACAACGCGCCGATCCTGCAACCCGATCACACGTTGCGGGCGGTGAAGTCCGCGTTGGCGATCCGCGAGGCGATTGCGCGATTACATTCCGAATTACCGAAAGAGGCGCATCTCGATTTCGGCGTGGGCATTCACTACGGCGAAGCCGTCCTTGGCTGGATCGGCACCGAGAAGCGACTCGAATTCACCTCGCTCGGCGACAGCGTGAACACGACCAAACGCATTCAGGAAAACGCGGCGAAGAATCAGATCCTCATCAGCAAAGAGGCGTACGAGCGCGTGAAAGATGAAGTGGAAGCAAATCCCTTCGCGCCGCTGACGGTAAAGGGCAAGGCACAGCCGCTGGAGGTGTTTGAGGTGGTGGGGTTGAAGGGTGGGTGA
- a CDS encoding SUMF1/EgtB/PvdO family nonheme iron enzyme produces MDIDIALLAQQVATVLIPYLVKGGEAFAGEAGKKLASALWEKFKPKVEEKEAAKEIIQDLKTTPDDKGARDSFEYQIRKILERDTKFAEEISITIGEIDASSMQAGDDSILVKGDVKDGNVQTGRNNRIIHAGTYIEGNVYRGPALHSPQDALKAYRAVLASLTSSISMRGIDLTASDPNTQRTIGLANVYIDLDTTAQVEFEETRGKIRKQARDMADATGLSPDVELEFPQREGKTNPLSSLQAVVDNRSLVIKGDPGSGKSTFVNFLTYCLSTHTADRLKHWKKEDADLLPVIVILRDFVKAFKKVPERAESHHLWDFIEKRLKDQNLSKASKPIQELLEEGKVILFFDGLDEVSTIPQRVFVRDAVHAFVKRFSKNRFVVTSRILSYVEPKDGEPNLRLTGFPEFELAPFDNKKMQSFIDAWYKELTALGVLTTETADELNLGLKSAVRRRELSKLAPNPLLLTVMAVVNTHKGRLPDARALLYKETVEILLWQWEQSSKGHEAARLRQLMLEADCADADLEQVICKLAYEAHAQTDINSEDPESLAGISELSLQKGLASINKGDLNWAASVIEAMKLRAGLLLERDNNVFTFPHRSFQEFLAGSYLDSRDDFAALAKELADNQLLWRQVILWAVSRRVYIRGSIDGPLALVAELCPSRECNDDKEWSRVWLAGDILLEIGLNRAERSELGKELLPRVQTRLKELLEQSRLIPRERAEAGDTLAKLGDPREGVTTDLLFCEIPAGKFIMGSSKKNDKDAYDDEEPQFEYNIKQNYFISRYPVTNAQFDLFAADPEGYTNGKWYTDSGKEWLKRAKQDKPPKSGGAFDLPNHPIVNVTWYEAVAYTRWLTDKMRNENIALKLWDKDSIKNISLDLATWEARLPTEVEWEKATRGEKGLRYPWGDEFDQEKVNNNMIIGSTSAVGCFPGGQSPHGLLDMSGNVWEWCATQWTENYENYGKNEKNNLDGGAPRVARGGAFHDGGRLVRCAFRNRNDPDNGDSNQGFRVVVSPFF; encoded by the coding sequence GTGGATATTGACATTGCTCTTTTAGCGCAACAGGTGGCGACCGTTTTGATACCGTACCTCGTGAAGGGCGGGGAGGCGTTTGCCGGGGAAGCGGGAAAAAAACTCGCAAGCGCATTGTGGGAAAAGTTCAAACCCAAGGTGGAAGAGAAGGAAGCGGCGAAAGAGATCATCCAGGATTTGAAAACAACGCCCGACGACAAGGGCGCCCGGGATTCTTTTGAATATCAGATCAGGAAGATTCTCGAACGGGATACAAAATTCGCCGAGGAGATTTCGATCACGATCGGGGAGATTGACGCTTCGTCCATGCAGGCTGGGGATGACAGCATTCTCGTAAAAGGGGATGTAAAAGATGGCAACGTTCAAACCGGTAGAAACAATCGTATTATTCACGCGGGGACATATATCGAGGGAAACGTGTACAGGGGACCTGCCCTGCACAGTCCACAAGACGCCCTGAAAGCCTATCGCGCGGTACTCGCCAGCCTCACGTCCAGCATTTCAATGCGCGGTATTGACCTAACCGCGTCCGACCCGAACACACAACGAACCATTGGTCTGGCAAACGTATACATAGATTTAGACACAACCGCCCAAGTGGAATTCGAAGAGACGCGTGGAAAGATAAGAAAACAAGCAAGGGACATGGCTGACGCAACAGGCTTATCGCCTGATGTTGAGTTGGAATTTCCACAACGAGAAGGAAAGACCAACCCGCTCTCTTCCCTGCAAGCGGTAGTTGACAACCGATCTCTGGTCATCAAAGGCGACCCCGGAAGCGGAAAGTCTACGTTTGTCAATTTCCTTACATATTGTCTTTCAACCCATACCGCCGACAGGCTCAAACATTGGAAAAAGGAAGACGCTGACCTTCTACCTGTGATCGTGATCCTGCGCGACTTTGTGAAAGCCTTCAAGAAAGTACCGGAACGAGCCGAATCTCATCATCTCTGGGATTTCATCGAAAAACGATTGAAGGATCAAAACCTATCCAAAGCATCCAAGCCCATTCAGGAATTACTGGAAGAGGGAAAAGTCATCCTGTTTTTCGATGGCTTGGATGAAGTGTCCACGATCCCCCAGCGCGTGTTCGTGCGCGACGCGGTGCATGCCTTCGTAAAACGATTTTCAAAGAATCGCTTCGTCGTGACCAGCCGTATCCTTTCTTATGTGGAGCCGAAAGATGGAGAGCCGAATTTACGCCTGACGGGATTTCCCGAATTCGAACTCGCGCCTTTCGACAACAAAAAGATGCAATCCTTCATCGACGCCTGGTACAAAGAATTGACAGCCCTGGGCGTCCTGACAACCGAAACAGCGGATGAACTGAATCTGGGTCTTAAGAGCGCCGTCCGCCGCCGCGAATTAAGCAAACTTGCCCCGAACCCGCTATTGCTTACCGTAATGGCGGTGGTCAACACGCACAAAGGACGGTTGCCCGATGCCCGCGCGTTGTTATACAAAGAAACCGTTGAAATCCTGCTTTGGCAATGGGAACAATCCAGCAAGGGACACGAGGCGGCGCGCCTGCGGCAGCTGATGTTGGAGGCGGACTGCGCGGACGCCGACCTTGAACAAGTGATCTGCAAACTTGCCTATGAAGCGCACGCGCAAACCGACATCAATAGCGAAGACCCGGAGTCGCTGGCGGGCATTAGCGAACTCAGCCTGCAAAAAGGATTAGCCTCCATCAACAAGGGCGATTTGAATTGGGCGGCAAGCGTGATCGAAGCCATGAAACTGCGGGCGGGATTACTGCTCGAACGCGACAACAACGTCTTTACCTTTCCTCATCGTTCCTTTCAGGAATTTCTGGCTGGCTCGTATCTCGATTCGAGGGATGATTTTGCGGCTCTGGCAAAAGAACTTGCCGATAATCAACTTCTTTGGCGGCAGGTGATCCTTTGGGCGGTCAGCCGGCGCGTGTATATTCGCGGTTCGATTGATGGACCTCTGGCGCTGGTAGCCGAGTTATGCCCAAGCCGCGAGTGTAACGATGATAAGGAATGGAGCAGGGTCTGGCTGGCGGGAGATATTTTGCTCGAAATCGGCTTGAACCGCGCCGAACGTTCCGAATTGGGAAAAGAGCTACTGCCGCGCGTTCAAACTCGTTTGAAAGAATTGCTCGAACAAAGCCGCCTCATCCCGCGCGAACGCGCCGAAGCCGGGGATACCCTCGCCAAACTCGGCGACCCGCGCGAAGGCGTAACAACCGATCTCTTGTTTTGCGAAATCCCCGCAGGCAAGTTCATTATGGGAAGCAGTAAGAAAAACGACAAAGATGCCTATGATGACGAAGAACCGCAATTTGAATACAACATCAAACAGAACTATTTCATCAGCCGTTATCCGGTTACTAATGCCCAATTCGATCTGTTCGCGGCCGACCCCGAAGGATATACGAACGGAAAGTGGTATACGGACAGCGGAAAGGAATGGCTGAAACGAGCAAAACAGGATAAACCGCCCAAATCAGGCGGCGCGTTCGACCTGCCGAACCATCCCATCGTCAACGTCACATGGTATGAAGCCGTCGCCTACACGCGCTGGCTGACAGACAAAATGCGAAACGAAAACATCGCGTTGAAACTATGGGACAAAGACTCGATCAAAAATATTTCACTCGATCTCGCAACATGGGAAGCGCGCCTACCCACTGAAGTCGAATGGGAAAAAGCCACGCGCGGTGAAAAGGGCTTGCGGTATCCATGGGGCGACGAGTTCGATCAGGAGAAAGTGAACAATAATATGATCATCGGGTCTACCAGCGCGGTGGGGTGTTTCCCCGGCGGGCAAAGCCCGCATGGCTTGCTCGATATGAGCGGCAACGTGTGGGAATGGTGCGCTACACAGTGGACTGAGAATTATGAAAACTACGGAAAAAACGAGAAGAATAATTTGGATGGAGGTGCTCCCCGCGTGGCGCGCGGCGGCGCGTTCCACGATGGTGGGAGGCTCGTCCGTTGTGCGTTTCGGAACAGGAACGACCCTGATAACGGGGACAGCAATCAGGGGTTTCGTGTGGTGGTGTCCCCATTTTTCTAA
- a CDS encoding PD40 domain-containing protein produces the protein MTLERGALLHKRYRIVEILGQGGMGSVYRAVDENLGVDVAVKENLFTTDEYARQFRLEAVILANLRHPNLPRVTDHFVIGDQGQYLVMDYIEGEDLRQRMERMGNITEDEAVLLGAAMCDALQYLHTRKPPILHRDLKPGNVKITPDGHVFLVDFGLAKVLHGSQATTTGARAMTPGYSPPEQYGTARTDPRTDIYSLGATLYAALSGIIPEDGLARAMDNTQLTPLRKRNSKVSRRLASAIERAMGIDPAERFQNAEEFKNSLLGSKGKTQRLPGDYVIQPAPAEDRSEPYEMGAIERASTPPDMSPSGGLLSPEEEGPIFKPPKRKKKGFIRRFVTAVLWLLLISAAVIVGAARFAPQFIPPALLDTLESLHLPFLFPSAVQTNIPAPTATPTATEPAVEATATVQSTFTHTPTKLPTATLNPTSTPTVDPSSLGEPTQIGGTIGQVAFASARLGIPQIFIINTDGSDPVQLTNLELGACQPSWSPDGARLAFISPCRARGEVHENIYSDAGIYLINADGSGLAPLTETLGANFDPAWSPDGTRIAFTSNRDGRNEIYTLEIASGQVTRLTTSDGSIESAQPSWSRDGRMIVYTVKRFDAYQVWAMSANGEDKAQLVRSGQQLWDYLPFWSLDGSTVFFNQRNLAPTRPWLMSIPFAGHDTLTPTKLALPTPIEDVEFSPDGLWIIFESSSGDGNRDIYYSTVSGGDRMRLTDDPEVDFDPTWRPVTGQ, from the coding sequence ATGACACTTGAGCGAGGCGCGTTACTTCATAAACGATACCGCATCGTTGAAATTCTTGGGCAGGGCGGCATGGGTTCCGTCTACCGGGCGGTGGATGAAAACCTTGGCGTGGACGTTGCCGTCAAGGAAAATCTGTTTACCACCGACGAGTATGCGCGGCAATTCCGGCTCGAGGCGGTGATCCTTGCGAATCTTCGCCATCCGAATCTTCCGCGCGTAACCGATCATTTTGTCATCGGCGATCAGGGACAATATCTGGTGATGGATTATATCGAGGGGGAAGACCTGCGCCAACGCATGGAGCGCATGGGCAACATCACAGAAGATGAAGCCGTGCTCCTTGGCGCGGCAATGTGCGACGCGCTCCAATATTTACACACGCGCAAGCCGCCGATCCTGCACCGCGATTTGAAACCGGGCAATGTCAAAATTACCCCGGATGGACATGTCTTTCTCGTAGATTTTGGCTTGGCAAAAGTGTTGCATGGCAGTCAGGCAACCACCACCGGCGCGCGCGCCATGACGCCGGGCTATTCTCCTCCGGAGCAATACGGCACAGCCCGCACCGATCCGCGCACAGACATTTATTCGCTCGGCGCCACGTTGTACGCGGCGTTGAGCGGCATCATCCCGGAAGATGGTCTCGCCCGCGCGATGGATAACACGCAACTTACGCCGTTGCGTAAACGCAACAGCAAGGTATCGCGCCGGCTTGCCTCCGCGATCGAACGCGCGATGGGCATCGACCCGGCGGAACGGTTTCAAAATGCGGAGGAGTTCAAAAATTCCCTGTTAGGTTCCAAAGGCAAGACCCAGCGCCTGCCGGGCGATTACGTCATCCAGCCGGCGCCGGCGGAGGACAGGTCTGAACCGTACGAGATGGGCGCGATCGAACGCGCGTCTACGCCGCCGGACATGAGTCCATCAGGCGGATTGCTCTCGCCCGAAGAGGAGGGGCCCATCTTTAAGCCTCCAAAGCGGAAGAAGAAAGGGTTCATCCGCCGGTTCGTTACCGCTGTTTTATGGCTGTTGTTGATCAGCGCGGCAGTGATCGTGGGCGCGGCGCGTTTTGCGCCGCAGTTCATCCCGCCCGCGTTGCTCGACACGTTGGAATCGCTTCACCTCCCATTCCTGTTTCCGTCCGCGGTTCAGACGAATATTCCCGCGCCAACCGCAACACCGACCGCCACCGAGCCGGCGGTGGAAGCCACGGCAACGGTTCAATCCACCTTCACGCACACTCCCACAAAACTCCCCACCGCAACGCTGAACCCGACCAGCACCCCCACGGTCGATCCCTCGTCGCTTGGCGAGCCAACCCAAATTGGCGGAACGATCGGGCAGGTCGCCTTCGCATCCGCGCGGTTAGGGATTCCACAAATCTTTATCATCAACACCGATGGCTCAGACCCCGTCCAACTCACGAACCTTGAACTAGGCGCGTGCCAGCCATCATGGTCGCCGGATGGGGCGCGGTTGGCGTTCATTTCCCCATGCCGCGCGCGCGGTGAAGTGCATGAAAACATCTACTCTGACGCGGGGATCTATCTCATTAATGCCGATGGAAGCGGATTGGCGCCCCTCACCGAGACTCTCGGAGCAAACTTCGACCCTGCCTGGTCGCCCGATGGGACGCGCATCGCGTTCACGTCCAACCGCGATGGGCGAAACGAAATTTACACGCTGGAGATCGCCAGCGGTCAGGTGACCCGGCTCACTACATCGGATGGCAGTATCGAAAGCGCGCAACCTTCCTGGTCGCGCGATGGCAGGATGATCGTCTACACCGTCAAACGTTTCGACGCCTACCAAGTCTGGGCAATGTCTGCCAATGGCGAAGACAAGGCGCAGTTGGTCCGCAGTGGACAACAGTTGTGGGATTATTTGCCGTTCTGGTCTCTGGACGGTTCCACCGTGTTTTTTAACCAGCGGAACCTCGCCCCAACGCGCCCGTGGTTGATGAGCATTCCGTTCGCGGGGCATGATACCCTGACCCCAACTAAGCTGGCGTTGCCAACGCCAATTGAGGATGTGGAATTTTCGCCGGATGGATTATGGATCATCTTTGAAAGTTCGAGCGGCGACGGCAACCGAGACATTTATTATTCCACAGTGAGCGGCGGCGACCGCATGCGTCTCACCGACGATCCCGAAGTGGATTTCGACCCAACCTGGCGACCGGTTACTGGTCAATAA
- a CDS encoding phosphatase PAP2 family protein, with protein sequence MGSLIQNGIDWILAIQSLGGWLEAPLKFFTFLGSQDFFFLVLPFIYWSVDAGLGMRVAVALIANVSLNFYIKLWFAGPRPYWVSAEVQGLTAETSFGVPSGHTENAVAVWGTIAAWIGKRIAWALSIAVIFLVGFSRLYLGVHFVHDVLAGWALGAAVLWLILRFWDSAAAWLKTKPVATQMTLAFAVSLLMIALGYVSAAHLDGYTFPEEFRVNALRVSDELPAPASLETIVTSAGTFFGLFAGLAWLLSRGGYQADGPGAKRALRFFVGLIGVFILWRGLGAVLPDGESLVPLMLRYLRYTLVGFWISAGAPELFFRFKLADPKI encoded by the coding sequence ATGGGTTCTTTGATTCAAAACGGGATCGATTGGATCCTTGCCATACAATCGCTGGGCGGCTGGCTCGAAGCGCCCCTGAAATTTTTTACGTTCCTCGGTTCGCAGGATTTTTTCTTCCTCGTCCTGCCGTTCATTTACTGGAGCGTAGACGCCGGGCTGGGCATGCGCGTGGCGGTTGCGTTGATCGCCAACGTGAGTTTGAATTTCTACATTAAGTTATGGTTTGCAGGTCCGCGTCCGTATTGGGTGAGCGCGGAGGTGCAAGGGCTGACGGCTGAAACTTCGTTTGGGGTTCCCTCCGGGCATACCGAGAATGCGGTGGCGGTGTGGGGGACGATCGCCGCATGGATCGGAAAGCGCATTGCATGGGCGCTGTCAATCGCGGTCATTTTCCTCGTCGGCTTCTCGCGTCTCTACCTCGGCGTCCATTTTGTTCACGATGTGCTGGCGGGTTGGGCGCTGGGCGCGGCGGTCTTGTGGCTCATCCTGCGGTTTTGGGATTCAGCGGCGGCGTGGTTGAAAACAAAACCGGTCGCCACTCAAATGACGTTGGCGTTCGCGGTTTCTTTGTTGATGATCGCTCTTGGATACGTCAGCGCGGCGCATTTGGACGGTTACACCTTCCCGGAGGAGTTCCGCGTCAATGCGCTTCGCGTCTCCGACGAGTTGCCTGCCCCGGCTTCCCTCGAAACGATCGTCACCTCCGCGGGGACGTTCTTCGGTCTCTTCGCCGGTTTGGCGTGGCTCCTCTCACGGGGCGGGTATCAGGCAGACGGTCCGGGCGCGAAGCGGGCGCTGAGATTCTTCGTCGGCTTGATCGGGGTTTTCATCCTATGGCGCGGGTTGGGAGCGGTGTTGCCCGATGGGGAAAGTCTCGTCCCGTTGATGTTGCGATATTTGCGTTACACGCTGGTCGGTTTTTGGATCTCCGCCGGGGCGCCGGAGTTGTTTTTTCGTTTCAAATTGGCAGACCCGAAGATATAG
- a CDS encoding transglutaminase domain-containing protein has product MKKSPEAPLSRWWDWTAVILLILLLQIAASRLIATEWTEDLGLIRGFTWMGSAIGLSLGYSTFRRRTARWLSFFYMLLLLPLLWTSLIEGPVKMEEKLLSVGGRLLFSISEFVARRPVEDPLFFIAMMSVMFWALSASAGYALTRHQNFLLASLPSFLGVLIIQSYDNAIASRLLLIGFFILFALLLLGRLNFLNQQSQWKQSRVFLSPENSIDLTGGMAIMASLILLAAWLTPSSILRVEAARRAWNRVSEPWKNFTERFENAVSALDSPSGGRPGEFFGTELELGVGFPLSDVLMFKVEAPELAFDKKPPRYYWRGRAYDYFSNDQWYTTGTTREEYSPANPLPGVNDTNAAMFNFDTGEQRISLLYSPSQPVWVSRPGSMLTAPGGDQLDIVSWNATPSILPGETYQVKAALNNPTIEALRAAGTEYPKWVTDKYLQLPDDFSPLISALAFDITANTETPYDKAFAITQYLRANIEYSPTIPSAPRGANKLEWILFEHKQAYCVYYASSEILMLRALGIPARMAVGFAQGTGSTSGEGFAGEVEEIEVNTFTVRKENAHAWPEVYFPGIGWVEFEPTGNQAPLDRPLAPREDDSPAGLLNPGTLIGEEQLPEEPIDPRLEDELVDAGTTRPASLLPTLYLFLTLIVIAVAAFFLNRRYSLSDRLPSVVRATIERSGIETPRWILNWERWARLSPIEKSFESVNFGLRQMNAPAQVDATPIERAEKLAKIIPDAASRIKILLDEHQTSLYTSRTADPVEARRAAFALRSQITLARIRHFWTGKYSPRT; this is encoded by the coding sequence ATGAAAAAATCGCCCGAAGCCCCTCTCTCGCGCTGGTGGGATTGGACCGCCGTTATCCTGCTGATCCTCCTTTTGCAGATTGCCGCATCGCGCCTCATCGCCACCGAATGGACAGAGGATCTGGGCTTGATTCGCGGCTTCACCTGGATGGGCTCCGCCATTGGACTTTCGCTGGGTTACAGCACATTCCGTCGCCGCACAGCGCGTTGGCTGTCCTTCTTCTACATGCTCCTCCTGCTTCCACTCTTATGGACCTCCCTCATCGAGGGACCTGTGAAGATGGAGGAAAAACTGCTTAGCGTCGGCGGCAGGTTGCTTTTTTCGATCTCGGAATTTGTCGCGCGCCGTCCCGTTGAAGACCCATTGTTCTTTATCGCCATGATGTCGGTTATGTTCTGGGCGTTGAGCGCCTCGGCAGGTTATGCCCTGACGCGCCACCAGAACTTTTTGCTTGCCAGCCTGCCATCCTTTCTCGGGGTTCTCATTATCCAAAGTTACGATAACGCGATCGCGAGCCGCTTGTTGCTGATCGGCTTTTTCATTCTTTTCGCGCTTCTGCTCCTGGGAAGGCTGAACTTCCTAAACCAGCAATCACAATGGAAACAATCGCGGGTGTTCCTCTCGCCCGAAAACAGCATCGACCTGACCGGCGGCATGGCGATCATGGCGAGTCTCATCCTCCTCGCGGCATGGCTGACTCCCTCCTCCATCCTGCGCGTCGAAGCCGCGCGCCGCGCCTGGAACCGCGTTTCAGAACCCTGGAAAAATTTTACCGAACGGTTTGAGAATGCCGTCAGCGCGTTGGACTCTCCGAGCGGCGGAAGACCCGGCGAATTCTTCGGCACCGAGCTCGAACTGGGCGTGGGCTTCCCACTGTCCGATGTTTTGATGTTCAAAGTGGAAGCGCCCGAACTCGCGTTCGACAAAAAACCGCCGCGTTATTACTGGCGCGGGCGCGCATACGATTATTTTTCAAACGACCAGTGGTACACCACCGGCACAACACGCGAGGAATATTCCCCCGCCAACCCACTGCCCGGGGTAAACGATACCAACGCGGCGATGTTTAACTTCGACACCGGCGAACAACGGATTTCGTTGTTATACTCCCCCTCGCAACCGGTCTGGGTCAGCCGGCCCGGTTCCATGCTCACCGCGCCCGGCGGCGATCAACTCGATATCGTTTCATGGAACGCAACCCCCAGCATCCTGCCGGGCGAAACCTACCAGGTGAAAGCCGCGCTGAACAACCCCACCATCGAGGCTCTGCGCGCGGCGGGAACAGAGTACCCAAAATGGGTCACCGACAAATACCTGCAACTCCCCGATGATTTCTCGCCGCTCATCAGCGCCCTCGCGTTCGATATCACCGCAAACACCGAAACCCCCTACGACAAAGCCTTTGCCATCACGCAATACCTGCGCGCGAACATCGAATACTCGCCGACCATCCCTTCCGCGCCGCGCGGCGCAAACAAACTCGAATGGATACTCTTCGAACACAAGCAAGCCTATTGCGTGTATTACGCCTCGTCAGAAATACTCATGCTTCGCGCGCTGGGCATCCCCGCTCGCATGGCGGTCGGCTTCGCGCAGGGAACAGGCTCCACATCCGGAGAGGGATTCGCCGGCGAAGTGGAGGAGATCGAGGTCAACACCTTCACCGTCCGCAAGGAGAACGCGCACGCCTGGCCCGAGGTCTACTTCCCCGGTATCGGCTGGGTGGAATTTGAACCCACCGGCAACCAAGCCCCGTTAGACCGCCCGCTCGCGCCGCGCGAGGACGATTCGCCGGCCGGCTTGCTCAACCCCGGCACATTGATCGGCGAAGAACAACTCCCCGAGGAACCCATCGACCCGAGATTGGAAGATGAACTTGTGGACGCTGGGACAACCCGACCCGCCTCGCTTCTTCCGACCTTATATCTGTTCCTCACGCTGATCGTTATCGCCGTTGCGGCGTTTTTCCTCAACCGCCGCTACTCGCTCTCCGATCGTTTGCCTTCCGTGGTGCGCGCCACCATCGAACGGAGCGGCATTGAAACCCCGCGTTGGATCCTCAACTGGGAACGCTGGGCGCGACTCTCTCCCATCGAAAAATCCTTCGAAAGCGTCAACTTCGGCTTGCGGCAAATGAACGCGCCAGCGCAAGTAGACGCCACGCCCATCGAACGCGCCGAGAAACTTGCAAAAATCATCCCCGACGCCGCCTCGCGCATCAAAATACTTCTGGACGAACACCAAACATCCCTTTATACTTCCAGAACAGCAGACCCCGTGGAAGCGCGGCGCGCGGCGTTCGCCCTGCGATCACAGATCACCCTTGCCCGCATCCGTCACTTTTGGACGGGCAAATACTCACCCAGAACCTAG